Proteins co-encoded in one Clostridia bacterium genomic window:
- a CDS encoding DNA polymerase III subunit alpha produces MSFVHLHNHTCYSLLDGVSKIDDLFTQVESLGMKAVAITDHGVMYGVIDFYKQAKKRGIHPIIGCEVYLAPRSRFDRVVGVDDSPFHLVLLAENNQGYQNLLRLVSAAWLEGFYYKPRVDWELLKKYGEGLIALSACLAGEIPSLLLANKKEAALEKALFYQDVFGKNNFYLELMDHGLENQPEVNQGLIQISKQTGIPLVATNDVHYLRREDAHIQDVLLCIQTGKTLTDETRMRFETDEFYLKPASEMQLLFGDYPQALKNTVLIAERCQVDIAFGENHLPPFQVPKGFNVDTYLRKLAEAGLVKRYGETTTEAKARLDFELEIIKNMGYSSYFLIVWDFIRFAKRQGIFVGPGRGSAAGCLVSYCLEITDVDPLKYGLLFERFLNPARVSMPDIDIDFCFERRGEVIDYVMQKYGEERVAQIITFGTLAARAAIRDAGRAMNIPLSLVDKIAKMVPPEPGMTLARALEVAPELAEIVQTEPQVKKLLDIAQSLEGIPRHAGTHAAGLVIAAEPLVNYVPLQRTAEGLVCTQFAKETIEEIGLLKMDLLGLRTLTVINNAVSMVRESKQVDLDLTKIPLDDPLVYDLLSRGDTIGVFQLESSGLRALLKDLKPANFEDVIALVALYRPGPLGSGMVDDFIKRRHQEVEISYLHPLLEPILKNTYGVIIYQEQVMRVASDLAGFSLGEADLLRRAMGKKQPEVINSLRKKFIAGAISRKIPGKTADQIFDLLEYFAGYGFNKSHSAAYALLAYQTAYLKAHYPVEFMAALLTSVIETKDRVPFYIEECRQKGIEILVPDVNESLEHFTVNGKKIRFGLAAIKQVGHQAIQAILTERKQGPFLSLPDFCERVDLTYLNRRALENLIKAGAFRSLHPSTAQLLAVLEACYAQGLAWQEQQNSKQLSLFDLDGLERPQTMVITFPEVREFTSKEILQMEKEVMGLYLSGHPLSEYRGLLQQKKCTIIEELNLEWDRKWVTLGGIITTLKRTITRKGQTMAYFTLEDLTGSLEALIFPSNYLKLNKFLAEDLPVLVEGRLNFQEDQPKIMVDNLKPLDDLVNLEETKSSSKLYLKIAPVYSERQIWEKLAPLVETYTGDTPLYLYFP; encoded by the coding sequence ATGTCTTTTGTTCATTTACATAATCATACTTGTTATAGTTTATTAGATGGCGTCAGTAAAATAGATGACTTGTTTACTCAGGTCGAGTCCTTGGGAATGAAGGCTGTAGCCATTACTGATCATGGTGTAATGTATGGGGTAATTGATTTTTATAAACAAGCTAAAAAAAGGGGAATTCATCCCATTATCGGCTGTGAAGTATATTTGGCTCCTCGCAGCCGTTTTGATCGGGTGGTAGGTGTTGATGATTCACCTTTTCATTTGGTTTTATTAGCGGAAAATAATCAGGGTTATCAAAATTTGTTGCGTTTAGTTTCAGCAGCTTGGTTAGAAGGTTTTTATTATAAGCCGCGTGTTGATTGGGAATTATTAAAAAAATATGGGGAAGGTTTGATTGCTTTGTCGGCTTGTTTGGCCGGAGAAATTCCCAGTTTATTATTAGCTAATAAAAAAGAGGCCGCTTTAGAAAAAGCTTTATTCTATCAAGATGTTTTTGGTAAAAATAATTTTTATTTGGAATTGATGGATCATGGTTTGGAAAATCAGCCAGAGGTGAATCAAGGGCTAATTCAAATTAGCAAGCAAACTGGTATACCTTTGGTAGCTACTAATGATGTTCACTATTTACGGCGTGAGGATGCTCATATCCAAGATGTTTTGTTATGTATTCAAACAGGTAAAACTTTAACAGATGAAACTCGCATGCGTTTTGAAACAGATGAGTTTTATTTAAAACCAGCATCTGAAATGCAGCTTTTATTTGGTGATTATCCCCAGGCTTTAAAGAATACTGTTTTGATAGCAGAACGCTGTCAAGTAGATATTGCCTTTGGGGAAAATCATTTACCTCCTTTTCAGGTGCCTAAAGGTTTTAATGTAGACACTTATTTAAGAAAATTAGCCGAAGCAGGTTTGGTAAAGAGGTATGGGGAGACTACCACAGAGGCCAAGGCTAGATTGGATTTTGAACTAGAAATTATAAAAAATATGGGCTACAGCAGTTATTTTTTGATTGTTTGGGATTTTATTCGTTTTGCCAAACGTCAGGGTATTTTTGTGGGGCCGGGAAGAGGTTCTGCAGCTGGCTGCTTAGTTTCTTATTGTTTAGAGATTACAGATGTGGATCCTTTAAAATATGGTCTGCTGTTTGAAAGGTTTTTGAATCCAGCTCGGGTAAGTATGCCGGATATCGATATTGATTTTTGTTTTGAACGACGCGGCGAAGTAATTGATTATGTGATGCAAAAATATGGGGAGGAGCGGGTAGCCCAAATTATTACTTTTGGTACATTGGCGGCTCGGGCCGCTATTCGGGATGCCGGTCGAGCTATGAATATCCCTCTTTCTTTGGTGGATAAAATAGCTAAAATGGTACCTCCCGAACCAGGGATGACTTTGGCCCGGGCCCTGGAAGTAGCACCAGAATTGGCAGAAATAGTGCAGACTGAGCCTCAGGTAAAAAAACTTTTGGATATCGCCCAATCTTTGGAGGGTATTCCGCGTCATGCTGGTACCCATGCTGCAGGTTTGGTAATTGCCGCCGAACCTTTGGTTAATTATGTTCCTTTACAAAGAACGGCTGAAGGTTTGGTTTGTACTCAATTTGCTAAGGAAACAATTGAAGAAATTGGACTTCTTAAAATGGATTTATTGGGTTTGAGAACTTTAACGGTAATTAATAATGCTGTTTCCATGGTACGGGAAAGTAAACAAGTTGATTTGGATTTAACTAAAATACCTTTGGATGATCCTTTGGTTTATGATTTGCTTTCTCGTGGAGACACTATTGGGGTATTTCAATTGGAAAGTTCCGGTTTGCGGGCTTTATTAAAAGACTTGAAACCAGCTAATTTCGAAGATGTAATTGCTTTGGTAGCTTTATATCGACCGGGTCCTTTGGGTAGCGGCATGGTTGATGATTTTATCAAAAGAAGACATCAGGAGGTAGAAATAAGTTATCTCCATCCCTTATTGGAACCAATTTTAAAAAATACGTATGGGGTAATTATTTATCAAGAACAGGTAATGCGGGTTGCCAGTGATTTAGCCGGTTTTTCTTTGGGTGAGGCTGATCTATTAAGACGGGCTATGGGTAAAAAACAGCCGGAAGTGATTAATAGTTTACGGAAAAAATTTATTGCCGGGGCGATAAGTCGTAAAATACCCGGAAAAACAGCTGATCAGATCTTTGATCTTTTGGAATATTTTGCTGGCTATGGATTTAACAAAAGTCATTCAGCGGCATATGCTTTATTAGCTTATCAAACTGCTTATTTAAAAGCACATTATCCTGTGGAATTTATGGCAGCTTTATTAACAAGTGTTATTGAAACCAAAGATCGTGTGCCTTTCTATATTGAGGAGTGTCGTCAAAAAGGTATTGAAATTTTGGTACCAGATGTTAATGAGAGTCTGGAACATTTTACGGTTAATGGTAAAAAAATTCGTTTTGGCTTGGCTGCTATTAAACAAGTAGGTCATCAGGCTATTCAAGCTATTCTTACAGAAAGAAAACAAGGTCCTTTTTTAAGTTTGCCCGATTTTTGTGAACGAGTTGATTTAACTTATTTGAATCGCCGGGCTTTAGAAAATCTAATCAAGGCTGGTGCCTTTCGTTCACTACATCCTTCTACAGCCCAATTGTTGGCTGTTTTGGAAGCCTGTTATGCTCAAGGTTTAGCTTGGCAGGAACAGCAAAATTCCAAACAACTTTCTCTTTTTGATTTAGATGGTTTGGAACGGCCCCAAACCATGGTGATTACTTTTCCGGAAGTAAGGGAGTTTACTTCTAAAGAAATTTTACAAATGGAGAAAGAGGTCATGGGACTTTATTTAAGTGGTCATCCTTTGTCAGAATATCGTGGTCTTTTACAGCAAAAAAAATGTACAATTATAGAGGAGTTAAATTTGGAATGGGATCGTAAATGGGTTACTTTGGGAGGAATTATTACTACACTTAAACGAACAATTACCCGTAAAGGGCAAACCATGGCCTATTTTACGCTTGAAGATTTGACCGGCAGTTTGGAGGCTTTGATTTTTCCCAGTAATTATTTAAAATTAAATAAATTTTTGGCTGAAGATTTGCCTGTTTTAGTAGAGGGTAGATTGAATTTTCAAGAGGATCAACCTAAAATAATGGTAGA